The Chryseobacterium sp. JV274 sequence AAATGTAGAGGTTTCTCTTGAAGACGGAACTGAAGCATTGAAAATTGCTTTGCAAATCATGAAGCTGATCAGCTAAAAATATGCTGTTTTTATCACAGCCATACATATAGTGCTATCTTATATTCGAAAAATGATTATGAGGTAGCATTTTTAGTTTTCAAATAGGCCATTACATTTATCAGGATCTTTAAACTTTAATATTTTTTTCGTTAAAAATTACTGATTTATCAATAAAAAATCCTTTTCAAAACAAAAAAACAATATATTTGAAGAACAATTCAATACAATATTGAAAGATTTTGTTTTACATATATGGATATATGACCCCATAAATGATCTGAATACAGATTCATTTTGTAATGTCGTCATTCATTATAACCTCTAATTATCCTATTATTTTAAACCATTGAAACCATTATGAAAAGAGCTATTGTAATATCCGTACTTTTATTGTCTCAATTTGGGACATCGCAATTATTAAAGATTTCAGGACAGAAAATCGTTAATGATAAAGGTGAAAATATCCAATTGAGAGGCCTGGGCCCGGGCGGCTGGATGCTTCAGGAAGGATACATGCTGAAAACAGCTGACTTTGCCGGCCCTCAGTATAAGATTAAGGAAAAAATTGCGGATTTAGTTGGTGAAGACGGAATGAATGAATTCTACAAAGCTTATCTGAAAAACGGAATCACCAAACAGGATATTGATTTTCTGGCAAAATCCGGATTCAATTCAATACGCCTTCCCATGCATTATAATCTTTACACACTTCCGATTGAAAAAGAACCTGTAAAAGGAAAAGATACATGGCTGGAAGAGGGTTTTAAAATGACCGATGACCTGCTTCAATGGTGTGCCGTTAATAAAATCTACCTCATCCTGGATCTTCATGCTGCTCCGGGCGGACAGGGAAATGATGTCAATATTTCTGATAATGATAAGTCTAAACCTTCACTTTGGGCCAATGAAGAAAATCAGAGAAAAACCATAGCATTCTGGAAAAAACTGGCTGAACGATATAAAGACAGCCCATGGATTGGCGGCTACGACCTGATTAATGAGCCTAATATTAATTTCACAGGTAAAAACCCTAATGGTACAGATGAAATGTCTAATGCCCCGCTTTGGAAACTTCAGAAGGATATTACAGCAGCAATCAGAGAGGTTGATAAAAAGCATATAATTTTCATTGAAGGAAACGGCTGGGGGAATAATTATAACGGGCTGCCGGCTATCTGGGACAATAATATGGCTTTCAGCTTCCATAAATACTGGAACTACAATGATGATCAAACACTGAAATTTGCACTGGATCTCAGAGAAAAGCATAATATGCCTATCTGGCTGGGTGAAACAGGTGAAAATTCCAATGTTTGGTTTACTGAGCTAATCCAACTTTTGGATAAACATAATATCGGGTATGCATTCTGGCCGATGAAAAAGATTGATAATATTGCAGGGATCACCAATGTCAAGATCACACCTGAATATGAAAAACTACTGGATTACTGGAAAAACGGTGGTGAAAAACCGTCTAAAGAGTATGCAAAAAAAGCTTTACTACAGATTGCTGACAACTATAAACTGAGCAATACAGAAGTCAAAAAAGATGTTATTGATGCGATGTTCAGGCAGACAACTGATGCTTCAACAAAGCCATTTAAAAATCATCAGGTTCCGGGAAGGATATTTGCTTCAGAATATGATCTGGGTAAAATGGGTTCTGCCTATCTGGATAAAGATTTCATTAATCTATGGGTAAGTGACCCTGCCAAAAGATCAGAATGGAACTCCGGACAGCAGATGAGAAATGACGGTGTAGACATTTATAAGTGTAATGATCAAATCACCAATCAGTATTATGTGGGGAAAACAGAATCCGGGGAATGGCTCCAGTATACGGTTCAGTCAAAAGGAGACAAAAATTATACATTTGACATCCGCTATGCGGCAGCCAGTGATTCAAAAATAAGGATTGAGACAGCTTCCGGAAAAGTTTTAGCTACCATATTATTAGCTTCCAGTGGAGGAAATGAGAACTGGAAAACGGCTTCTGTTAAAAACATCAGCCTTCAGAAGGGGGAAAACAAGATCAGAATATTCTTTGAAAATGATGGGGTCAATCTGAATTATTTTGAAGTAAAATAGTAATAAATATCTTAAATTGCAGCTCTCTTTTGGTCTTCAAAGGAGAGCTTTTTAATTTCGGTATTATGAAAAAAACAGCATTTCTTTTTCTTCTGATTTCTGCATTTACATTTGCTCAGACATCGCTATTGGAACAAAAAATACATTCAATTCTTAAGAACAAAAAAGCAACAGTGGGAGTTTCTGTTCTGGGTTTTGAAAATGGTTTTACCTATGATAAAAATGCAGATAAGAATCTTCCGATGCAAAGTGTCTTCAAATTCCACATTGCAGCTGCAGTTCTGAATGCTGTAGATCAGAGAAAGCTTTCGTTAGATCAGAAAATTGTACTGAACAAATCAAATTTACTTGAAAATACATGGTCGCCGCTTCGTGATAAGTATCCGGGAGGCAATGTTGAAGTTCCGTTAAGTGAAGTGATTGAATATACTGTTGCCAAAAGTGATAATAATGGCTGCGATATTCTTCTTAAGTTATTGGGAGGAACCCAGCCCGTACAAAAATTCATGGATTCCAAAGGGGTGAAGGGTTTTCAGATCAAATATAATGAAGAGGGAATGCATAAAGACTGGAAGGCTCAGTATGAAAATTACAGCACTACAAAATCTGCAGTTCATGTCCTGAAAAAGTTTTATGATGGAAAATTATTATCAAAAAAATCAACAGATTATCTGATGCAGGTAATGCTGTCTACTTCAACAGGATTAAACAAAATGGTAGAACAACTTCCAAAAAACACTCCTGTGGCCAGAAAAACGGGAGCTTCCGGAAAAAATAAGGCTGGTTTAACAGGGGCGGAAAATGAAATTGGCATCGTTACTTTACCAAATGGGACACATTATGCATTAGCTGTATTTGTCAGTAACTCAATGGAAACGGATGCGGTAAACTGCAGGATGATTTCTGATATTTCTAAGGAGGTTTGGGAATATTTTAATAAATAAAATTTTAAGCTTATTTTTAAAGCGATTTTTAACATGAAAAAAATAATAGTAACAACGGCTCTGCTGGCTTTCACATTCTTTTACTCACAGAAGAATCAGAATTATTTAGAGATCAGCTATGGAAGTGTATGCTGCGGCCCGCCATCTGATAAACCTGTCATCAGCTATCTGAAGGAATTCAAGAACAAAAGCAGGGTAAAAAGCCTGGAAATTCTTTTACAGAAAGGCAGAGGCAGAGAAGGTGAATTTACATTATATGTTGGTACTGACTATCTTACAAAAAATCAAAAAAGCCGTCTTATAAGAGGATTAACGGCTACTGTTTCTAATCAGAACAACAGTAAGAAAACCCAAAACACAGGAAACGTTTTCTTTGATTCGGCAACTGTTGTTTCTCAAACAGATCTTATTGACGTAAAAAATTTAACTATCTATAAAAAATAAAGGAAAAATGATCAAAAACATTGTAGTTATCGGAGCGGGAACCATGGGAAATGGTATTGCACATACTTTCGCACAAAGCGGTTTTAAAGTAAATCTTGTTGATGTATCTCAGGAAGCTCTGGACAGAGGTTTGAAAACCATTACTACCAATCTTGACAGAATCATTGCTAAAGGAAATCTTACAGAAGAGCAAAAAGCTGAAACGCTGGGAAACATCACTACTTTCACAGCATTGAATGATGCAGTAGGCGCTGCAGACCTTATTGTAGAGGCTGCTACAGAAAACATGGACCTTAAACTGAAGATCTTTGGCCAAATGGATGAACTGGCTCCTGAAGGCTGTATCCTTGCAACTAATACTTCATCTATATCTATCACAAAAATTGCTGCTGCTACAAAAAGAGCTGATAAAGTAATCGGGATGCACTTCATGAACCCGGTTCCGATTATGAAACTGGTAGAAATCATCAAAGGATATTCTACTTCTAAAGAAACTTTTGATGCAATCTATGAAATGAGCAAAACTTTGAGTAAAGTTCCTGTAGAAGTGAATGACTATCCAGGTTTCGTGGCCAACAGAATTTTGATGCCAATGATTAATGAATCTATCGAAACTCTTTATAACGGAGTGGCTGGTGTAGAAGAAATTGATACAGTAATGAAATTGGGAATGGCACATCCAATGGGCCCGCTTCAGCTGGCAGACTTCATTGGTCTTGATGTATGTCTTGCCATCCTGAATGTAATGTATGATGGTTTCAAAAATCCAAAGTATGCCCCTAACCCATTGCTTGTAAATATGGTAACAGCAGGGAAACTTGGTGTAAAATCAGGGGAAGGATTCTACGATTATTCTGAAAGCAAAAAAGCTGAAAAAGTTTCAAAAATGTTTTTGAAGTAATTTTAAAGTCAATAATTTTATTTATCTTTGAGAAAGTTAAAACATTAAAAAAATGAAATTACCAAAGTTTTTATTAGCAGATAATTCGGAGTTTCCAGAAGATCTATTCGTAGTTCATACAGAATACCCAAGATTTATCTTAAACGTTGAG is a genomic window containing:
- a CDS encoding cellulase family glycosylhydrolase; protein product: MKRAIVISVLLLSQFGTSQLLKISGQKIVNDKGENIQLRGLGPGGWMLQEGYMLKTADFAGPQYKIKEKIADLVGEDGMNEFYKAYLKNGITKQDIDFLAKSGFNSIRLPMHYNLYTLPIEKEPVKGKDTWLEEGFKMTDDLLQWCAVNKIYLILDLHAAPGGQGNDVNISDNDKSKPSLWANEENQRKTIAFWKKLAERYKDSPWIGGYDLINEPNINFTGKNPNGTDEMSNAPLWKLQKDITAAIREVDKKHIIFIEGNGWGNNYNGLPAIWDNNMAFSFHKYWNYNDDQTLKFALDLREKHNMPIWLGETGENSNVWFTELIQLLDKHNIGYAFWPMKKIDNIAGITNVKITPEYEKLLDYWKNGGEKPSKEYAKKALLQIADNYKLSNTEVKKDVIDAMFRQTTDASTKPFKNHQVPGRIFASEYDLGKMGSAYLDKDFINLWVSDPAKRSEWNSGQQMRNDGVDIYKCNDQITNQYYVGKTESGEWLQYTVQSKGDKNYTFDIRYAAASDSKIRIETASGKVLATILLASSGGNENWKTASVKNISLQKGENKIRIFFENDGVNLNYFEVK
- the bla-A gene encoding CGA/CIA family class A beta-lactamase, which encodes MKKTAFLFLLISAFTFAQTSLLEQKIHSILKNKKATVGVSVLGFENGFTYDKNADKNLPMQSVFKFHIAAAVLNAVDQRKLSLDQKIVLNKSNLLENTWSPLRDKYPGGNVEVPLSEVIEYTVAKSDNNGCDILLKLLGGTQPVQKFMDSKGVKGFQIKYNEEGMHKDWKAQYENYSTTKSAVHVLKKFYDGKLLSKKSTDYLMQVMLSTSTGLNKMVEQLPKNTPVARKTGASGKNKAGLTGAENEIGIVTLPNGTHYALAVFVSNSMETDAVNCRMISDISKEVWEYFNK
- a CDS encoding 3-hydroxybutyryl-CoA dehydrogenase, yielding MKNIVVIGAGTMGNGIAHTFAQSGFKVNLVDVSQEALDRGLKTITTNLDRIIAKGNLTEEQKAETLGNITTFTALNDAVGAADLIVEAATENMDLKLKIFGQMDELAPEGCILATNTSSISITKIAAATKRADKVIGMHFMNPVPIMKLVEIIKGYSTSKETFDAIYEMSKTLSKVPVEVNDYPGFVANRILMPMINESIETLYNGVAGVEEIDTVMKLGMAHPMGPLQLADFIGLDVCLAILNVMYDGFKNPKYAPNPLLVNMVTAGKLGVKSGEGFYDYSESKKAEKVSKMFLK